Part of the Wolbachia endosymbiont of Ctenocephalides felis wCfeJ genome, AAAGCTTTCCCAACTTACAGAGTTAGTTACAACTGCCCAACCAATCATTGGAGGAAAAGCGCCTGATGCACCGCCGATAACGATATTTTGTGGAGTGCGTCTCTTAAGCCAAATTGTATATATGAAGACGTAAAATAATATGCTAATTGCAAGCAGAACAGCAGAAATGTAGTTCACTGCTATTGCCATGATAAATACTGACAATATTCCAAGGGTTATACCAAATTCAAGTGCACTTGCCGCAGAGACTCTACCCGATGGTATAGGACGATTCTTTGTCCTTTTCATGAGCAGATCTATGTCTCTATCGTACCACATATTTATTGCACCTGCAGATCCCGAGCCAAGAGCAATACATACGAGAGATACCAGCGCAAGAAAGGGATGTATACTACCTGGTGCAGCAACCATTCCAGCAACTGCAGTAAATACTACAAGGTACATTATTCTTGGCTTCAGCAAATGCCAAAAGTCCAGTATTGTTGATTCAACATTTAACAAGGCACTTGTATACATTCTATTTGATCACCGGCGGTTTTTCGAAAGTGTGAAAAGGTGGTGGCGAAGATATTGTCCACTCTAAGGTATCACCTCCCCAAGGATTATTTCCAGCTTTCTTGCCCCATTTAAAAAGGTGGATAACTATGAACACAAAAAGCATAACTGAAATGAAGGACATGTATGAACCAATTGAAGATACATAATTCCAAGGAATGAATGCATCAGGATAATCAGGTATACGTCTTGGCATACCAGCTAATCCTAGGAAATGCTGAGGTAAAAAAGTGATATTGGTACTAATAAAAGTAAGCCAAAAATGTATTTTTCCCAGGCATTCATTATATTGCCTACCTGACATTTTACCTATCCAATAATAAAAACCAGCAAAAGCTCCAAATATTGCAGCAAGCGACATAACATAGTGAAAGTGAGCAACAACATAGTAAGTGTCGTGCAAAAGCCTATCTATTCCACCTTGAGACAGAATTATTCCAGTTATGCCACCACCAACAAACATGAAAATAAAACCTAGTGCAAATAACATAGGGGTTTTAAGTTCAATCGCTCCACCCCACATAGTTGCAATCCAGCTAAAGACTTTGACACCAGTTATAACACCAATGAAAATTGTGCTAGTGCTAAAAAATATGGCAGCATCTTCACTAAGCCCAACAGTAAACATGTGATG contains:
- a CDS encoding heme o synthase, whose amino-acid sequence is MYTSALLNVESTILDFWHLLKPRIMYLVVFTAVAGMVAAPGSIHPFLALVSLVCIALGSGSAGAINMWYDRDIDLLMKRTKNRPIPSGRVSAASALEFGITLGILSVFIMAIAVNYISAVLLAISILFYVFIYTIWLKRRTPQNIVIGGASGAFPPMIGWAVVTNSVSWESFILFLIIFMWTPPHFWALSLNKSDDYAKASIPMFNVVHGPEKTRKHILIYSVLLVLTSLIPALFLKKALLYLSMAILEGCVFIWYAISIIKLKNHSSQKKMFSYSISYLFSLFASVIFCSIDLF